A window from Sphingobium sp. EM0848 encodes these proteins:
- a CDS encoding DUF2849 domain-containing protein, whose translation MKILTGNDLSSGDVIWWAGDGWSRQVGYSVDVGDKGDELARAEEAALRVVGAYVIDATVDEDGVRPAHIKDRIRALGPTVRPDLTLKPNDADAGNWVI comes from the coding sequence ATGAAGATTTTGACCGGGAATGATCTGTCGTCGGGTGATGTCATCTGGTGGGCGGGCGATGGCTGGTCGCGGCAGGTCGGCTACTCCGTCGACGTGGGCGACAAGGGCGATGAACTGGCTCGCGCCGAGGAAGCCGCGCTGCGCGTCGTGGGCGCCTATGTGATCGACGCAACTGTCGATGAAGACGGCGTGCGTCCCGCGCATATCAAGGACCGTATCCGCGCTCTGGGGCCGACCGTGCGCCCCGACCTAACGCTGAAACCGAATGATGCCGATGCCGGCAACTGGGTGATCTGA